One Thalassotalea sediminis DNA segment encodes these proteins:
- a CDS encoding alkaline phosphatase, with product MKKFIPALAIASLTLGCAATQEPSQAPKTSTKVNNVIMIVADGMGPAFTSAYRYYADDPITINVEQTVFDRHLVGMSSTYPDHVSGRVTDSAAGATALATGEKTYNGAISVDGEKKHIETVLQRAKKHGKKTGVVVTSQVNHATPAAYITHNESRRNYNEIADSYIDNDIQFDVLLGGGWQYFIREDRNLVTEFKNAGFEYIDSFQQLTQTNTDNKLLGLFADVGLPPAIDNSGGKLLDMTKTALKHLENPQGFFMLIEASQVDWAAHSNDINSAMAEMHDLAKTLTFLEQYVAKHPDTQVVLTADHSTGGLTLAAKGEYRWSPELLRKMKSSTYAAAEKLLTMEVNQANIAELLANTEISKDDVAALAKAKQNAERKLKTYEALSTEQQKEQRKPNVHFALYKALNKIIDNKTNTGWTTSGHTAIDVPVFAIGNQSDLLRGLQDNTDIANTVFSLVEK from the coding sequence ATGAAAAAATTTATTCCTGCTCTTGCAATAGCCTCACTAACATTAGGTTGTGCGGCTACTCAAGAACCTTCCCAAGCACCTAAAACATCAACAAAAGTAAATAATGTTATTATGATCGTTGCTGATGGAATGGGGCCAGCATTTACATCAGCCTACCGATATTATGCGGATGACCCGATCACGATTAACGTTGAACAAACTGTATTCGATCGACACCTTGTTGGTATGAGTAGTACCTACCCTGATCACGTATCAGGTCGAGTTACAGATTCCGCAGCAGGTGCGACAGCCTTGGCTACGGGCGAAAAAACCTATAACGGCGCTATTAGTGTCGATGGTGAAAAGAAGCATATTGAAACGGTTTTACAACGCGCAAAAAAACACGGTAAAAAAACTGGTGTTGTAGTGACATCACAAGTTAACCATGCGACACCTGCGGCCTATATTACACACAATGAAAGTCGTCGAAACTACAACGAAATTGCCGACAGTTATATTGATAATGATATTCAATTTGACGTATTACTCGGTGGTGGTTGGCAATATTTCATTCGAGAAGATCGCAACTTAGTGACTGAGTTTAAAAATGCTGGTTTCGAATATATCGATAGTTTTCAACAGTTAACACAGACAAATACTGATAATAAACTGCTCGGCTTATTTGCTGACGTTGGTCTTCCACCTGCTATTGATAATAGTGGTGGAAAATTATTGGATATGACCAAAACGGCACTTAAACATTTAGAAAACCCACAAGGCTTTTTTATGTTAATTGAAGCTAGCCAAGTGGATTGGGCAGCACATAGTAATGACATAAACAGTGCTATGGCTGAAATGCATGATTTAGCAAAAACCCTCACCTTCTTAGAGCAATACGTTGCTAAACATCCAGACACGCAAGTGGTACTAACGGCTGATCATAGTACTGGTGGATTAACATTAGCAGCAAAAGGTGAATATCGTTGGTCACCAGAATTATTAAGAAAAATGAAGTCTTCGACTTATGCGGCAGCTGAGAAGTTACTTACAATGGAGGTTAATCAAGCTAACATTGCAGAACTATTAGCTAATACAGAAATTTCAAAAGATGATGTTGCTGCGCTTGCCAAGGCAAAGCAAAATGCTGAACGTAAATTAAAAACATACGAAGCATTATCAACCGAGCAACAAAAAGAACAACGTAAACCTAATGTTCATTTTGCACTTTATAAAGCGTTAAATAAAATAATCGACAACAAAACCAATACCGGTTGGACAACGTCAGGACATACTGCTATCGACGTCCCTGTTTTCGCTATTGGTAATCAAAGTGATTTGCTAAGAGGTTTACAAGATAATACCGATATTGCAAACACCGTTTTCTCTCTCGTAGAAAAATAA
- a CDS encoding TonB-dependent receptor, producing the protein MKTQRLSLISGAVILALGLSSPAMADDTSSSMRGNVLTSEGSAVKDATITIVHEPSGTTKVLKVNESGAFSARGLRVGGPYSVTIDSDTHKDKKLEGIYITLGDVFRINETLSSEDIERIAVTGAGEFFDPSKGSSSIFSGDALTKSPAFNRDLKDIVRQNPMAVVGNDGVSLSLAGSNPRYNSLAVDGVNLNDDFGLAGNGYPTERSPISFDSIDQISVAVAPFTAKEGGFSGGKISVVTKSGTNEFHGSMFMEKAKDAWAGDPENPETGDDIDLSFDEESWGATLGGPIIKDKLFFFASYETYESPSSVDKGPSGANVANTVDQVSQAEVDRVVSIAQSKYGYDAGSWNNSIPLEDEKYSLKLDWNINVDHRTSFTYSHGFSNSAGNQGAGRSDDLYLSSHWYNRSNEFDTYVGQLFSNWNQDFSTEFKVSYKESVNGQVPLGGLDFGEVKIETINGGEIMLGADDSRHANKLTNETFQVRASGEYLYEDHAISFGWEYESVDVYNIFMQHYLGSWYFNSIDDFENGVADWFEYQNNPSLNRDDAAASFSLSNHALYVEDSWDISDTFNLTYGLRYELTTNSDKPNANQGFKDRYGYSNDENLDGLDLFMPRVAFTWDATDELTIRGGFGRFSGGRPNVFISNAFTNDGSRIALYRTFGDAIAENTFLQNADPNSIPQHAQDQIANSVLGGPNSNIDMIDPNFKIPTTWQYSLAADYVADFSAIGLGEDWRLSAEVLYKDNERDMIWSDLSRTLDTSKGNNGYTVEGRPIYTFADPSRDARDVMLTNTSGGHSLIETFSLAKSWDNGFKANFSYTHSSITNKIDATGTTTNTAYNYNPVIDPENPEVGTSAYEVKHRLTLNLSYNTEIIEGYNTAFHMFWERKAGRPYSNLLGWNNRDGISGELDLTSANLPYVPTGADDAAVDFVNGLSYDEVMAEFSKVGISSGGGYVAKNGFRAPWTTTLDLRLEQEIPGFMEGHKGLIYFDIKNALAIFDKDAARMYQLPFGQSATEVIDYSINDAGQYVYESANVSQGESPVEWKDRESTWSMKIGIKYVF; encoded by the coding sequence ATGAAAACCCAACGCCTCTCACTTATATCTGGTGCAGTTATTCTTGCGCTTGGATTGTCTTCGCCGGCTATGGCTGATGATACGTCATCTTCTATGCGTGGTAATGTGCTTACTTCGGAAGGTTCGGCCGTAAAAGATGCGACTATTACAATTGTTCACGAACCATCAGGTACTACAAAAGTCTTGAAGGTAAATGAATCTGGTGCGTTCTCTGCTAGAGGTCTGCGCGTAGGTGGTCCATACAGTGTTACAATTGATTCCGATACGCATAAAGATAAAAAACTTGAAGGCATCTATATTACATTAGGTGATGTTTTTCGTATAAATGAAACATTGTCTAGTGAAGATATCGAGCGTATTGCTGTTACTGGAGCCGGTGAATTCTTTGACCCATCTAAAGGTTCATCAAGTATTTTTAGTGGCGACGCATTAACTAAATCACCAGCGTTTAACCGTGACTTAAAAGACATTGTTCGCCAAAACCCAATGGCTGTAGTGGGTAATGATGGTGTTTCGCTATCATTAGCAGGCTCAAACCCTCGCTACAATAGCTTGGCTGTAGACGGTGTAAACTTAAATGATGACTTTGGTTTAGCAGGTAATGGCTATCCTACAGAACGTTCACCAATTTCTTTTGATTCAATTGATCAAATTAGCGTTGCTGTTGCTCCTTTTACCGCGAAAGAAGGTGGCTTCTCGGGTGGTAAAATTAGTGTTGTTACTAAGTCGGGTACCAATGAGTTTCATGGCTCTATGTTTATGGAAAAGGCAAAAGATGCATGGGCAGGAGATCCTGAAAACCCTGAAACGGGTGATGACATTGACTTAAGTTTTGACGAAGAGTCTTGGGGGGCTACGTTAGGCGGTCCAATTATCAAAGATAAATTATTCTTCTTTGCTTCTTATGAAACTTACGAGTCGCCAAGTTCTGTTGATAAAGGCCCATCTGGTGCAAATGTTGCAAATACAGTAGATCAAGTTTCTCAAGCGGAAGTTGATCGCGTTGTTAGTATTGCACAATCAAAATATGGTTATGATGCAGGCAGTTGGAATAATTCTATTCCATTAGAAGATGAAAAATATTCATTAAAATTAGACTGGAATATTAATGTTGACCACCGTACATCATTTACTTATTCACATGGATTTAGTAACAGTGCTGGTAACCAGGGTGCAGGACGTTCTGATGATTTATATTTATCATCTCATTGGTACAACCGCTCAAATGAATTTGACACGTATGTAGGTCAATTATTCTCAAACTGGAACCAAGACTTTTCTACTGAATTCAAAGTGTCATATAAAGAATCGGTGAACGGTCAAGTGCCTTTAGGCGGCTTAGACTTCGGTGAAGTGAAAATTGAAACGATAAACGGTGGAGAAATAATGCTTGGTGCCGATGACAGTCGTCATGCAAACAAGCTTACCAATGAAACATTTCAGGTTCGTGCAAGTGGTGAGTATTTATACGAAGACCACGCGATTTCATTCGGTTGGGAGTATGAATCTGTTGATGTATATAACATTTTTATGCAGCATTATTTAGGATCTTGGTACTTTAACAGCATTGATGATTTTGAAAATGGTGTAGCCGATTGGTTTGAATATCAAAACAACCCAAGTTTAAACCGTGATGATGCAGCAGCGTCATTCAGTTTAAGTAATCATGCGTTATACGTTGAAGATAGTTGGGATATTTCCGACACATTCAATCTAACTTATGGTTTACGATATGAATTAACCACTAACTCAGATAAGCCAAATGCAAACCAAGGCTTTAAGGATCGTTATGGCTACTCAAACGATGAAAACTTAGATGGTTTAGATTTATTTATGCCACGTGTTGCATTCACATGGGATGCTACTGATGAGCTTACTATTCGCGGTGGCTTTGGGCGCTTTAGTGGTGGTCGTCCGAATGTATTTATCTCAAATGCGTTCACAAATGATGGTAGTCGAATAGCGTTATACAGAACATTTGGTGACGCTATTGCTGAAAATACTTTTTTACAAAATGCTGATCCAAATAGCATTCCACAACATGCACAAGATCAAATTGCTAATTCAGTGTTAGGTGGACCAAACTCTAACATTGATATGATTGATCCTAACTTTAAAATCCCAACAACTTGGCAGTATAGCTTAGCAGCAGATTATGTTGCTGATTTCTCTGCGATTGGCTTAGGTGAAGATTGGCGTTTAAGTGCAGAAGTATTATATAAAGATAATGAAAGAGACATGATTTGGTCTGATTTATCACGTACGTTAGATACCTCAAAAGGTAACAACGGTTATACGGTTGAAGGTCGTCCGATTTATACTTTTGCTGATCCAAGCCGAGATGCTCGTGATGTTATGTTAACAAATACCTCTGGTGGTCATTCGTTAATTGAAACCTTTAGTTTAGCGAAAAGCTGGGATAATGGTTTTAAAGCAAACTTCTCTTATACACATTCATCAATTACGAACAAAATTGATGCAACGGGTACTACAACCAATACTGCGTATAACTATAACCCAGTGATAGATCCGGAAAACCCAGAAGTGGGTACATCTGCATACGAAGTTAAGCATAGATTAACGCTTAATTTATCGTATAACACTGAAATCATTGAAGGCTACAACACAGCATTTCATATGTTTTGGGAACGTAAAGCAGGTAGACCATACAGCAACTTACTTGGCTGGAACAATCGTGACGGTATCTCAGGTGAGCTTGACCTAACCAGCGCAAACTTACCATACGTACCAACCGGTGCTGACGATGCTGCGGTAGATTTCGTTAACGGTTTAAGTTACGACGAAGTGATGGCTGAATTTAGTAAAGTAGGTATTTCATCTGGTGGTGGATACGTTGCTAAGAATGGATTCAGAGCGCCGTGGACTACAACGTTGGATCTTAGATTAGAACAAGAAATTCCAGGCTTTATGGAAGGTCACAAAGGCTTAATTTACTTTGATATTAAAAACGCGCTAGCTATCTTTGATAAAGATGCAGCACGTATGTATCAATTGCCATTTGGTCAATCTGCAACAGAAGTTATTGATTATAGCATTAATGATGCAGGTCAATATGTATATGAAAGTGCTAATGTTAGCCAAGGTGAATCGCCTGTTGAGTGGAAAGATCGTGAGTCTACTTGGTCTATGAAAATTGGTATTAAGTACGTTTTCTAA
- a CDS encoding TetR/AcrR family transcriptional regulator — MTDISTKKQGKIRIKSQQKILDAAQDEFITNGYKGATVQSIADTAGLPKANVLYYFKNKENIYHAVLEQTLDMWDQGIGDILYEDGPKVAIEKFVAAKVRMSFKEPKASKIYAMEIIQGAQHLKEFARTYLRKWVREKSKVFQQWINEGKMAEVDPVSLIFLIWSTTQHYADFETQILTIMNRADYEDEDIEHVTQFLTGFILKGLEIK; from the coding sequence ATGACTGACATTTCAACGAAAAAGCAAGGTAAAATTCGCATTAAAAGCCAGCAAAAGATATTAGATGCTGCGCAAGACGAGTTCATTACAAATGGGTATAAAGGTGCCACGGTACAGTCGATTGCTGATACCGCTGGATTACCAAAAGCTAATGTACTGTATTATTTCAAAAATAAAGAAAATATTTATCACGCAGTACTAGAGCAAACATTAGATATGTGGGATCAAGGGATTGGTGATATTCTATATGAAGATGGCCCCAAAGTGGCTATTGAAAAATTTGTTGCAGCAAAAGTAAGAATGTCATTTAAAGAGCCTAAAGCATCTAAAATATATGCGATGGAAATTATCCAAGGTGCACAGCATTTAAAAGAATTTGCGCGCACTTATTTACGAAAATGGGTTAGAGAGAAGTCTAAAGTATTCCAGCAATGGATTAACGAAGGAAAAATGGCAGAAGTGGACCCTGTTAGTTTGATTTTCCTTATTTGGTCTACAACGCAACACTACGCTGATTTTGAAACGCAAATTTTGACGATAATGAATCGCGCAGATTATGAGGACGAAGATATAGAGCATGTTACGCAGTTTCTTACAGGCTTTATTTTAAAAGGACTAGAGATAAAATAA
- the yfbR gene encoding 5'-deoxynucleotidase yields the protein MAKLKSKKQSTFLAWMFRMPLIKRWALMFCVKPENVAEHSHQVAIVAHLLAVIKNQKFGGTINPDRAATIALYHEASETRYGDIVSPTKYANPEIAREFKKIESHAERECLQSLPEEFQSIFYDIIVQDHVDPAYKALVKAADILVAYIKAVDELNHNNHEFDHVEERLGRKLDELKQDLPEVSYFLETFLPACSATVDKLALDC from the coding sequence ATGGCAAAGCTAAAATCGAAGAAACAAAGTACGTTTTTAGCATGGATGTTCCGCATGCCTTTAATAAAACGTTGGGCGTTAATGTTTTGTGTTAAGCCCGAAAATGTCGCTGAACATTCACACCAAGTAGCCATAGTCGCGCATTTGCTAGCGGTGATAAAAAACCAAAAATTTGGTGGTACTATCAATCCAGATAGAGCCGCTACGATAGCGCTTTATCATGAAGCAAGCGAAACCCGTTATGGCGATATTGTTTCGCCAACCAAATACGCTAATCCGGAAATTGCGAGAGAATTTAAAAAGATTGAATCGCACGCTGAACGCGAATGCTTGCAATCATTACCTGAAGAGTTTCAATCCATTTTTTACGATATTATTGTTCAAGATCATGTTGATCCAGCATATAAGGCACTCGTCAAGGCCGCTGACATTCTTGTAGCTTATATAAAAGCCGTTGATGAGCTTAATCATAATAACCATGAATTTGACCATGTAGAAGAGCGTTTAGGCCGAAAGCTTGATGAATTAAAACAAGACTTACCTGAGGTCAGTTATTTTTTAGAAACGTTTTTACCAGCCTGTTCAGCCACCGTAGATAAATTAGCGCTAGATTGTTAA
- a CDS encoding VC2046/SO_2500 family protein, with translation MTKIVTTHNPLIEEAQLGQRLNESVRTPGHSDFSLMLAMLVEDVRMHSQFQLPHDDINEPEINDDKLRNHFSLPPKAPMALTDLTQISQYGQADLVEQGLLSSVHLSNALNEKAIAFRNDKRHIPSNIIENTNLYCQLKHKNADALPSKRKEFDAKSWIQSLQNTIVNAPIVEQMI, from the coding sequence TTGACTAAAATAGTAACAACGCATAATCCGCTAATAGAGGAAGCACAATTAGGTCAACGCCTGAATGAATCGGTGCGTACGCCTGGTCATAGCGATTTTTCGTTAATGCTAGCGATGTTAGTTGAAGATGTGCGCATGCATAGTCAGTTTCAACTACCTCATGATGATATCAATGAACCCGAAATAAATGATGACAAGCTCAGAAATCATTTTTCACTGCCTCCCAAAGCACCTATGGCATTAACAGACCTCACGCAAATTTCTCAATATGGTCAAGCTGACTTGGTTGAGCAAGGGTTACTGTCGAGTGTGCATTTATCGAATGCACTTAATGAAAAGGCCATTGCTTTTAGAAATGACAAGCGACATATTCCAAGCAATATTATCGAAAATACAAATCTATACTGCCAACTCAAACATAAAAATGCTGATGCATTGCCGAGTAAACGTAAAGAATTCGATGCTAAGTCTTGGATACAATCATTGCAAAATACTATTGTCAACGCGCCAATTGTTGAACAAATGATTTAA
- the deoA gene encoding thymidine phosphorylase, with protein sequence MLPQEIIRLKRDGKPLSTVQINFFASGLVDGSFNDAQVGAMAMAIFQNGMATEEVIALTDNMMRSGDVLSWPELDGPVVDKHSTGGVGDKVSFMLAAIVASCGVYVPMISGRGLGHTGGTSDKLESITGVDIQPSVARFKQLVKENNMAIITQTDRLAPADKRLYSIRDVTATVESIPLITASILSKKLAAGLDSLVMDIKVGNGAMMSDLENAQALAKSIVSVANGAGVSTQAIITDMNQVLGFTAGNALEMVETADYLTGANRCPRLHGVTVELACAMLISAGVTQDKGSAEALVEKALSSGEAAERFNRMIAQLGGPADFIADPWKMMKKAKVVHEILAPVSGYVSKMDTRAIGMLVVAMKGGRTANGQQIDHSVGFDAILPIGTKVSEGDVVARCHANSAEEVKQVSQGYIDALTFADSAPEQTLIYQHIV encoded by the coding sequence ATGTTACCTCAAGAAATAATACGTCTAAAACGTGATGGTAAGCCACTTAGCACTGTGCAGATAAATTTTTTTGCATCAGGGTTAGTTGATGGTTCATTTAACGATGCACAAGTGGGTGCAATGGCAATGGCTATTTTCCAAAACGGTATGGCAACCGAAGAAGTTATTGCATTAACCGATAATATGATGCGCTCCGGCGATGTTTTATCATGGCCTGAGTTAGACGGCCCAGTCGTTGATAAACATTCTACAGGAGGTGTAGGTGATAAAGTAAGCTTTATGTTAGCAGCTATTGTTGCCTCTTGTGGTGTTTATGTCCCTATGATCTCAGGTCGAGGGCTAGGGCATACAGGTGGTACATCTGACAAATTAGAAAGTATTACCGGCGTAGACATTCAACCAAGTGTTGCACGCTTCAAACAGTTAGTAAAAGAAAATAATATGGCGATTATTACTCAAACTGATCGCTTAGCACCCGCAGATAAAAGACTGTATTCCATTCGTGATGTAACGGCTACGGTTGAGTCTATTCCTTTGATTACAGCGTCTATTTTGTCAAAAAAACTTGCTGCTGGGTTAGATTCTTTAGTTATGGACATTAAAGTGGGTAATGGGGCTATGATGTCTGATCTGGAAAATGCGCAGGCATTAGCCAAATCAATTGTGAGTGTCGCTAATGGTGCCGGCGTTAGTACACAAGCTATAATTACAGACATGAATCAAGTACTAGGGTTTACTGCTGGCAATGCGCTAGAAATGGTTGAAACGGCAGATTATTTAACTGGGGCTAATCGTTGCCCAAGGTTACATGGTGTAACAGTAGAGTTGGCGTGTGCGATGTTAATAAGTGCCGGTGTGACTCAAGACAAAGGCAGCGCTGAAGCTTTAGTTGAAAAGGCACTTTCTTCTGGAGAAGCTGCAGAGCGATTTAACCGCATGATTGCACAATTAGGTGGGCCTGCTGATTTTATTGCCGATCCTTGGAAAATGATGAAAAAAGCTAAGGTAGTTCACGAGATTCTAGCGCCGGTAAGTGGCTACGTCAGTAAAATGGATACACGAGCAATAGGTATGCTAGTTGTGGCGATGAAAGGCGGTAGAACAGCAAATGGTCAACAAATAGATCATAGTGTAGGGTTTGATGCTATTTTACCTATTGGTACGAAAGTAAGTGAAGGTGATGTAGTCGCTCGCTGTCATGCAAATAGTGCAGAAGAGGTTAAACAAGTAAGTCAGGGCTATATCGATGCTTTAACATTTGCTGACAGTGCTCCTGAGCAAACACTCATTTATCAACATATTGTTTAA
- a CDS encoding endonuclease/exonuclease/phosphatase family protein, translating to MKLLTTITGLLLLMTSQNVQAKQPIRVATFNVSMDATNYVKKGEKHITGDELSDALANNNQQIKNIAEIIQRINPDILLINEIDNKGNVGRKALAEFMHEYLSKSQNGQKPINYAFSYQAPVNTGVLLPVDTNGDGNITRPTDTHGFGHFPGQYAMAILSRYPIDAKYIRTFQHFKWKDMPGALKPTLPETGEDYYSKEAWDALRLSSKSHWDIPIRIYDTTLHLLASHPTPPVFDGPEDRNGKRNHDEIRFWRDYITPGKSDYIYDDNNHYGGLKKQDLFVIAGDLNASSVEGDAINSGIQALLNHPSVQDPKPQSKAAKLHTPDNQFSANHTAYWRMRADYVLPSKHGFTVVDSGVFWPTKDDEKYRLIDSRKASSDHRLVWVDILLTDH from the coding sequence ATGAAACTACTTACTACGATTACAGGTTTACTACTGTTAATGACAAGCCAAAATGTACAAGCAAAACAACCTATTCGTGTTGCTACGTTTAACGTAAGCATGGATGCCACAAACTATGTTAAAAAAGGTGAAAAGCACATTACAGGCGACGAATTGTCAGACGCCTTAGCAAATAACAATCAACAGATTAAAAATATTGCCGAAATTATCCAACGCATAAACCCAGATATATTATTGATAAACGAGATCGATAATAAGGGAAATGTTGGACGTAAAGCGCTTGCAGAATTTATGCACGAATACCTGTCAAAAAGCCAAAATGGGCAAAAACCTATTAACTATGCGTTCTCTTACCAAGCACCAGTCAATACCGGCGTATTATTACCCGTTGACACCAATGGCGATGGTAATATTACCCGCCCTACTGATACTCATGGTTTTGGCCACTTCCCCGGTCAATATGCAATGGCAATACTTTCTCGTTATCCAATCGACGCAAAATACATCCGTACTTTCCAACATTTTAAGTGGAAGGATATGCCTGGTGCACTAAAGCCTACCTTACCTGAAACTGGCGAGGACTATTACAGTAAAGAAGCTTGGGATGCGTTAAGACTTTCATCTAAGTCACACTGGGATATTCCTATTCGCATTTACGACACAACATTGCATCTATTGGCAAGCCACCCAACACCACCTGTTTTTGATGGCCCAGAAGATAGAAATGGCAAGCGAAACCATGATGAAATACGTTTTTGGCGAGACTATATTACGCCAGGCAAGAGCGATTATATTTATGATGATAATAATCACTATGGCGGATTAAAAAAGCAGGACTTATTTGTTATTGCCGGTGACTTAAATGCATCTTCTGTAGAAGGTGACGCTATTAATAGTGGTATACAAGCATTATTAAATCACCCGTCAGTACAAGACCCTAAGCCACAAAGTAAGGCCGCAAAACTACATACGCCTGATAATCAATTTTCAGCAAATCATACTGCCTATTGGCGGATGCGTGCCGATTATGTGTTACCATCAAAACATGGCTTTACCGTTGTTGATTCAGGGGTCTTTTGGCCAACCAAAGATGATGAAAAATATCGATTAATTGATTCACGTAAAGCATCTTCAGACCATCGTTTGGTTTGGGTAGATATCTTGCTTACAGATCACTAG
- a CDS encoding AraC family transcriptional regulator, with product MNKFIQKLQLLVNYINENLSEPLSLVQLSKHVGISQFHLHRLFSTYVNQPLRQYIQHKRLERAAYQIYFREYDITDIAFNAGYQSLEAFSRAFKQIFTQSPRDYRKQPILKPWLNKKERDQKVEQMIYNQNFDVTITNFKQTLIATYRHQGNPENLMASVQHFIQWRRAHHTPPSKSKTFNLLFSDPNETEPAEFIFDIGAETKSKISDAEYKIFTQVIPQMRCAKLTYQGADQGMSEALNYLYGHWLANSSEEVADFPCIIERVTMYPDVPKHQATMYIYLPLK from the coding sequence GTGAATAAATTCATCCAAAAGTTACAGTTACTTGTAAACTATATTAACGAAAACTTGTCAGAACCGCTTTCACTTGTGCAATTAAGCAAACACGTGGGGATATCTCAGTTTCATTTACACCGCCTATTCAGTACATATGTCAATCAGCCCTTACGTCAGTACATTCAACACAAACGACTTGAGAGAGCTGCCTATCAAATATATTTTCGTGAGTATGATATTACTGATATCGCATTTAATGCCGGTTATCAATCACTAGAAGCCTTTAGTAGAGCGTTTAAACAAATTTTCACGCAATCGCCTCGTGACTACAGAAAGCAGCCAATATTAAAGCCTTGGCTTAATAAAAAAGAACGAGATCAAAAGGTAGAACAGATGATATATAATCAGAACTTTGATGTAACTATTACTAACTTCAAACAAACACTCATTGCTACGTATCGCCATCAAGGCAATCCTGAGAATTTGATGGCTAGTGTCCAACATTTTATCCAGTGGCGTAGAGCGCACCACACGCCTCCAAGCAAATCTAAAACGTTTAATCTCTTGTTTAGTGATCCAAATGAGACTGAACCAGCAGAATTTATTTTTGATATTGGTGCAGAAACAAAAAGTAAAATATCAGATGCAGAATATAAAATATTTACCCAAGTAATTCCTCAGATGCGTTGTGCAAAACTAACATATCAAGGTGCAGATCAAGGAATGAGTGAAGCATTAAACTACCTTTACGGACATTGGTTAGCAAACAGTAGTGAAGAAGTAGCTGATTTTCCGTGTATTATTGAACGCGTTACTATGTACCCAGATGTGCCTAAACATCAAGCTACCATGTATATTTATCTGCCTTTAAAATAA
- the cdd gene encoding cytidine deaminase, with translation MQKNKNTPSIDALVDAAKIAYNSAYAPYSQFQVGASLLTKDNQVFNGCNVENASYGLGVCAERNCIANAVVHGCQTFTHLVVYTEQEKLTPPCGACRQVIAEFMLPEAKITSVNHLNQRKEWSVAQLLPDAFLPRDLT, from the coding sequence ATGCAAAAGAATAAGAATACCCCAAGTATTGATGCGTTAGTAGATGCTGCAAAGATTGCTTATAACAGTGCATACGCGCCATATAGTCAATTTCAGGTAGGCGCAAGTTTGCTTACAAAAGATAATCAAGTCTTCAATGGCTGCAATGTTGAAAATGCGTCGTATGGTTTAGGTGTCTGTGCAGAACGTAATTGTATTGCTAATGCTGTTGTGCATGGATGTCAAACCTTTACTCACCTTGTTGTTTACACTGAACAGGAAAAGCTTACGCCCCCTTGCGGTGCTTGTAGACAAGTTATTGCTGAGTTCATGCTTCCAGAAGCAAAAATCACGTCTGTAAATCACTTGAATCAAAGGAAAGAATGGTCGGTAGCCCAACTATTACCGGACGCGTTTTTACCTAGAGACTTAACATAA